One Merismopedia glauca CCAP 1448/3 DNA segment encodes these proteins:
- the cas1d gene encoding type I-D CRISPR-associated endonuclease Cas1d: MGTIYITTEDSFITKVDERLVVKADKKSILDVPLIKTDGLVVIGRCSVTPALISELLTRKIPLSYLTQGGKYLGRLEPELGKNIFVRQAQWQAASNIEFKTHVVKGFIRGKLKNYRNLLQKRSREYSELDLNSNIDQIKHAINSLETTEDINGLRGYEGIGSKAYFGCFDKLIKNPTFAFDTRRRRPPTDPVNSLLSLGYSLLRNEIQSALNIVGFDPYLGYLHTARYGRPSLALDLMEEFRPIVADAVVLTLINRNFLCSNDFVSEPISNAVYLTKDGLRTFLTHYEQKKQSTFKHPVLQTKCTYREAFEIQARLLAKYLMQEIDKYPPLVLS, encoded by the coding sequence ATGGGAACAATTTACATCACGACTGAAGATAGTTTTATTACCAAAGTTGATGAGAGATTGGTAGTTAAAGCTGACAAAAAAAGCATTTTAGATGTACCTCTAATTAAAACCGATGGATTAGTAGTCATTGGTAGATGTAGTGTCACACCTGCTTTGATTTCTGAACTATTAACCCGTAAAATTCCCTTAAGTTATTTAACCCAAGGTGGCAAATATTTAGGGAGACTAGAACCCGAATTAGGAAAAAACATTTTTGTGCGTCAAGCACAGTGGCAAGCTGCTAGTAATATAGAGTTTAAAACTCATGTAGTTAAAGGTTTTATTAGGGGGAAATTAAAAAACTATCGCAATCTTTTACAAAAGCGATCGCGAGAATATTCAGAATTAGATTTAAACTCGAATATAGACCAAATTAAACACGCGATTAACTCTTTAGAAACCACAGAAGATATCAACGGACTAAGAGGTTATGAAGGGATTGGAAGTAAAGCCTATTTTGGTTGCTTTGATAAATTAATTAAAAACCCTACATTTGCCTTTGATACTCGTCGCCGTCGTCCCCCAACAGATCCAGTTAATTCATTGCTTAGTTTGGGTTACAGTTTACTCCGTAATGAGATTCAAAGTGCCCTCAATATTGTGGGTTTCGATCCATATTTGGGATACTTACATACAGCAAGATATGGTAGACCATCTTTAGCATTAGATTTAATGGAAGAGTTTCGCCCCATAGTTGCTGATGCCGTAGTTTTAACTTTAATCAACCGCAACTTTTTGTGTTCTAATGATTTTGTGAGCGAACCTATTAGCAATGCTGTTTATTTGACTAAAGATGGATTAAGAACTTTTTTGACACACTACGAACAGAAAAAACAATCTACTTTCAAACATCCAGTTTTACAAACAAAATGTACCTACAGAGAAGCCTTTGAAATTCAAGCTAGATTACTAGCTAAATACTTGATGCAAGAAATAGATAAATATCCACCTTTAGTTTTGAGTTAA
- the cas2 gene encoding CRISPR-associated endonuclease Cas2 encodes MFFVVTYDISEDKRRTKIYNILQSYGQWMQYSVFECDLTETEYAKLRSRLSKLIKPEEDSIRFYSLCACCQKKIERIGGELVRDDSIFFA; translated from the coding sequence ATGTTTTTTGTGGTGACCTACGATATTTCTGAAGACAAACGGCGTACCAAAATATATAATATCCTGCAATCATATGGACAATGGATGCAATATTCGGTATTTGAATGCGACTTGACAGAAACAGAATATGCTAAATTGCGATCGCGTCTCAGTAAACTCATCAAACCCGAAGAAGATAGCATTCGCTTTTATTCTTTGTGTGCTTGCTGTCAAAAGAAAATTGAACGCATCGGTGGTGAATTGGTACGAGACGATAGCATCTTTTTCGCTTGA